One segment of Rubripirellula amarantea DNA contains the following:
- a CDS encoding P-II family nitrogen regulator, whose protein sequence is MKQIVAIVRPHLAEDVLAKLRRAPVEAICVNEVKGFGRQKSYLDEYDHTDFDQTFLPKVEITLWVDESRCEEVLEKIVEVARCGRIGDGKIFVMPVAEFY, encoded by the coding sequence ATGAAGCAAATCGTTGCCATTGTTCGACCCCACCTCGCCGAAGACGTTTTGGCAAAACTTCGCCGTGCGCCCGTCGAGGCAATATGCGTCAACGAAGTCAAAGGATTTGGACGGCAAAAGAGTTACCTGGACGAATACGACCATACGGATTTCGATCAAACGTTCTTGCCCAAGGTCGAGATTACCTTGTGGGTCGATGAGTCACGCTGCGAGGAAGTGCTCGAGAAGATCGTCGAAGTCGCGCGTTGTGGTCGAATTGGTGATGGTAAAATATTCGTCATGCCTGTCGCCGAATTCTATTGA
- a CDS encoding beta strand repeat-containing protein, with protein sequence MQFHTIDELIALSFTHAQPTVYGTTKMTWQRILSRLTKKNQSTRRNKVKRRGLRLESMEKRQLMASDLGVIAGTTFVDQDLDGSPVGDPPVLVDNSGNLVSPGTAGAQGVQIQLFSDTNNDDIFDNNDLLVGTVTSQIDGSYRFDQLSPGTYFVVQADVPQLSVPGATLVEVTNDAGIRTALIDDYTDGAQSIQANAGATVTDSATGLTNVIGGGRDIRAVNTSGTAIQVIADTTSGTLIMGSTGNAVGTAFVQYDGNDNDITLDATGLNGASLAGGAAGEAIDPDAGLIVRTTSEQVGAQLVITIYSTGGNTSTTTIAVPPGDAAFSETFVRFSAFTGSADFNDVGAIEASLALSSNNDVAIEIAEAITPEIVVTNLANIQTVTLGGQLFVDNSDVGQNNGVREGTEAGITGVTVQLYELAGPNDVVDPANQTPIATTTSGANGTYSFPDLIPGHYATVIPASQFTTGAALFGFANSTGNDPASDPDDNVDSDDNGTVNNDGDVISGTITLASNSEPINDDDTDPNTNTTVDFGFFPQINLAITKTLNDAASSVVSGGNAVFDIVVQNAGPLAATNVVVTDVFPAGLTFTGIANASGNFTQSVNGTTATISLGTIPVGTTATFQLTSDILVGQTNDITNTISVATDDQVETDLSDNDDDEVLDLISTDLVIVKTDVTDPVNAGETIEYDLVVTNNGPDDASGVVIRDTLPAGVTFASGNVNGAANLVTVDAGTGDIIATIGTLANGASATARIVVNVDGDAGSTVRNNATVTADPNTDPNPDNNTTFEDTDINRSVDVLVTKTVTGNATAGGVVTYRVLVDNDGPSQARGVTVTDTLAADLTLVNGSFDPGTTGVTLNQSGQTLTFDVGDLDRDESFFFEFDVLIDAGATGTIDNTAVIATTDTDTVPGNNTSTVPITVGRVVDLILTKTVDLSTAVPGQDQLVYTFTVSHDTDSVSDAVDVIVTDVLPANVVNPVITATTADSQNFDTGTNTITVGFDSLPVGETRTFTVTVDVPQAATGTVVNPASVTSTATELDDTNNSDSATTTLTPVFDVVVDKTLTSGSTTPGIGSTVTYNVNVLNEGPSTATNVILTDAVPAGLTFSSGTFNGVNGVLSGSNVTFPGVILNSGQSMNATLSFVVADTANGTIVNTASVPDMTAAGEDDITNNSDTVTITVTPQAELTISKTVDAANAQSGGTLTYTVRVDNAGPAAAAGVVVTDTLPAGVTFTAVTDLNGQALTGASAASGVVTVNAGTIADDGFFTFLIEATINTGASGTLVNTASVVTTTSEVNPNNNSATAQTVVDPVTSRIEGTVYLDANGNGIQDNGETGIANVTLNLTGTDSLGNNVTRTVNTDAAGDYVFAQLAAGTYQVTEIQPAGFRDGQLDPGNNATAVIGTNVFSNLALAANTIADEFDFGELAASVSKRRFLASARSATETS encoded by the coding sequence GTGCAGTTTCACACAATTGATGAATTGATCGCACTGTCGTTCACACACGCTCAACCCACTGTTTACGGGACGACCAAGATGACTTGGCAACGCATTCTCAGCCGTTTGACGAAGAAGAATCAAAGTACTCGACGCAACAAAGTCAAACGACGCGGTCTTCGTTTGGAATCCATGGAAAAACGCCAATTGATGGCGTCGGACCTTGGCGTCATCGCGGGAACCACTTTCGTCGACCAAGACCTTGATGGATCACCTGTTGGGGACCCACCGGTGCTGGTGGACAACTCCGGCAACCTGGTTTCGCCCGGTACCGCTGGTGCCCAAGGTGTTCAGATTCAATTGTTCAGCGACACGAACAATGACGACATCTTTGACAATAACGACCTGTTGGTCGGGACTGTCACTTCGCAGATCGACGGAAGTTATCGCTTTGATCAACTTTCGCCAGGCACCTATTTCGTAGTCCAAGCCGATGTGCCTCAACTAAGTGTTCCCGGTGCGACTTTGGTTGAAGTCACCAACGACGCCGGCATCCGGACCGCGTTGATCGATGACTACACCGATGGTGCGCAAAGCATTCAAGCCAATGCTGGTGCGACAGTTACTGATTCAGCCACTGGCTTGACCAACGTGATTGGCGGCGGCCGCGATATTCGTGCCGTTAATACGTCCGGAACAGCGATTCAGGTGATTGCCGATACAACCTCGGGCACTTTGATCATGGGGTCTACCGGCAATGCGGTTGGAACTGCGTTCGTGCAGTATGACGGCAACGACAACGACATCACACTTGATGCCACAGGGCTCAACGGCGCTTCGCTCGCTGGCGGAGCCGCTGGCGAAGCGATCGACCCTGATGCAGGTTTGATTGTGCGAACAACGTCCGAACAAGTGGGCGCCCAACTGGTCATCACGATCTACTCGACGGGTGGAAACACATCGACGACAACGATCGCCGTTCCGCCTGGTGACGCAGCTTTCTCCGAAACCTTCGTTCGCTTCAGTGCGTTCACCGGATCGGCTGACTTCAACGACGTCGGCGCGATCGAGGCTTCATTGGCCCTGTCGTCTAACAATGACGTAGCCATCGAAATTGCTGAAGCCATCACTCCCGAAATCGTTGTCACCAATCTTGCGAACATCCAAACGGTAACGCTCGGCGGCCAATTGTTTGTCGACAACTCAGACGTTGGTCAGAACAACGGCGTGCGTGAAGGAACGGAAGCCGGAATCACTGGCGTGACCGTACAGCTATACGAACTCGCTGGTCCAAACGACGTGGTCGATCCGGCTAATCAAACTCCGATCGCAACGACGACAAGTGGAGCCAACGGCACTTACAGTTTCCCCGACCTGATTCCGGGGCACTACGCCACAGTCATTCCGGCGTCTCAGTTCACAACCGGTGCGGCTCTGTTTGGATTTGCCAACAGTACTGGTAACGATCCGGCGAGCGACCCCGATGACAATGTTGATAGCGACGACAATGGAACGGTCAACAACGATGGCGATGTGATCAGTGGTACGATCACGCTTGCGTCCAACAGCGAGCCGATAAATGACGACGATACGGATCCGAACACAAATACGACCGTTGACTTCGGTTTCTTCCCCCAGATCAACCTAGCCATTACCAAGACCCTTAACGATGCTGCGTCGTCGGTCGTTTCTGGCGGAAATGCAGTGTTCGACATTGTCGTTCAAAACGCCGGTCCATTGGCCGCCACCAACGTTGTCGTAACCGACGTTTTCCCCGCAGGATTAACGTTTACCGGCATCGCCAATGCTTCGGGCAACTTTACTCAAAGCGTCAACGGAACAACCGCGACCATTTCGCTGGGAACTATTCCGGTGGGTACGACCGCGACGTTCCAACTGACCTCTGACATCCTTGTTGGCCAGACGAACGATATCACCAATACGATCTCGGTGGCTACCGATGATCAGGTGGAAACGGATTTGTCAGACAACGATGACGATGAAGTTCTTGACTTGATCTCTACCGATTTGGTCATCGTCAAGACGGACGTCACCGATCCGGTGAACGCCGGCGAAACGATCGAGTACGACCTTGTCGTGACCAATAACGGTCCCGATGATGCAAGTGGGGTCGTGATTCGCGACACACTTCCCGCAGGCGTGACATTCGCAAGTGGAAACGTAAACGGTGCAGCCAACCTAGTTACCGTTGACGCGGGTACGGGCGACATCATCGCCACCATTGGGACACTCGCCAATGGTGCCAGTGCAACGGCTCGCATCGTGGTCAACGTCGACGGTGATGCCGGCAGCACGGTCCGGAACAATGCGACCGTAACGGCCGATCCAAACACGGACCCGAATCCAGACAACAACACGACCTTTGAGGACACGGATATCAACCGATCGGTTGACGTGCTTGTCACCAAGACGGTCACTGGGAATGCAACCGCAGGTGGCGTGGTCACCTATCGAGTGTTGGTCGACAACGATGGTCCGAGCCAGGCCCGCGGCGTCACCGTGACCGATACACTTGCAGCGGACCTAACGCTTGTAAATGGCAGCTTCGATCCTGGCACTACCGGCGTAACGCTCAACCAAAGCGGACAAACATTGACATTCGATGTCGGTGATTTGGATCGCGACGAGTCGTTCTTCTTCGAGTTTGATGTTCTGATTGACGCGGGTGCGACCGGAACCATCGACAACACAGCGGTAATTGCGACCACAGATACTGACACGGTGCCTGGAAACAATACCTCGACAGTCCCAATCACTGTCGGACGCGTGGTTGACTTGATTTTGACCAAGACAGTGGATCTTTCGACTGCGGTTCCCGGACAAGATCAGTTGGTCTACACGTTTACCGTTTCGCACGACACCGACAGCGTGAGTGATGCGGTCGATGTAATCGTGACGGATGTTTTGCCGGCCAACGTCGTCAACCCGGTAATCACGGCAACAACGGCTGACAGTCAGAACTTTGACACGGGTACCAATACGATCACGGTTGGCTTCGATAGCCTTCCCGTCGGCGAGACTCGTACGTTCACGGTCACAGTGGACGTTCCTCAGGCTGCAACCGGAACCGTTGTGAACCCTGCCTCAGTCACATCGACTGCAACCGAACTCGACGATACTAACAACAGCGACAGTGCAACGACGACGCTCACACCTGTGTTTGACGTTGTCGTCGACAAGACTTTGACTAGCGGCAGTACAACGCCTGGGATTGGTTCGACGGTAACTTACAACGTCAACGTGCTCAACGAAGGCCCGAGTACTGCTACCAACGTGATCTTGACGGACGCGGTTCCTGCGGGATTGACGTTCAGCTCGGGTACGTTCAACGGTGTCAACGGCGTGCTCAGCGGAAGCAACGTTACATTCCCCGGAGTCATCTTGAACTCGGGACAAAGTATGAACGCGACATTGTCGTTCGTCGTTGCGGATACCGCCAATGGAACGATTGTCAACACTGCTAGCGTTCCAGACATGACCGCCGCTGGTGAAGACGATATCACAAACAACAGCGACACGGTTACCATCACCGTCACGCCGCAAGCTGAGCTGACGATCTCTAAGACAGTTGACGCAGCCAATGCTCAATCGGGCGGCACGTTGACTTACACCGTGCGAGTTGACAACGCGGGACCTGCTGCGGCAGCCGGTGTTGTAGTCACGGACACATTGCCAGCCGGCGTGACCTTCACTGCGGTAACGGACTTGAACGGGCAAGCCTTAACGGGTGCATCCGCCGCAAGTGGAGTGGTGACTGTCAACGCAGGAACGATTGCCGACGACGGCTTCTTTACCTTCTTGATCGAAGCCACGATCAATACGGGAGCATCGGGCACGTTGGTCAACACCGCGTCCGTCGTGACCACGACATCCGAAGTCAATCCGAACAATAATTCGGCAACCGCCCAAACGGTCGTCGATCCTGTGACTTCGCGAATTGAAGGGACGGTTTACCTGGATGCCAATGGCAATGGTATTCAAGACAACGGCGAAACCGGTATTGCCAACGTAACGTTGAACCTGACTGGCACCGATTCGCTTGGAAACAATGTCACCCGGACCGTGAACACGGACGCCGCTGGTGACTACGTGTTCGCACAGCTTGCCGCAGGAACCTATCAGGTCACTGAGATTCAGCCTGCCGGTTTCCGCGACGGCCAACTTGATCCTGGTAACAACGCCACCGCGGTGATCGGGACCAATGTCTTCAGCAATCTTGCACTCGCCGCGAACACAATCGCGGACGAATTTGATTTTGGCGAATTGGCAGCTTCAGTGTCTAAACGCCGCTTTTTAGCCTCTGCACGTTCAGCGACGGAAACGTCGTAA
- a CDS encoding BBP7 family outer membrane beta-barrel protein, which yields MKLVDHVISESVIEKPIRGQLDDRIALSPVPGSPIDGLPVYDGGEFYEGGPSSCDAMPGGDCGCGLGGCDGGCDSLGCDSLGCGSCGGAGCSTCGELVSPNAWRPCLTLCVPQDGWVSFEYLMWWQDGMSLPPLVTTSVGTAIPATESGVLGQGHTRTLFGGNDVLTDSIDGGRLRFGVWLDKCHTWGLGAEYFELGEESEGYSRTSNGSPLLSRPFFNTETGVEDAELVAFPGILSGNVTARATSKLTGAGVHLRHLQCCYEGCGRGLFCGCDEKYCSRTETMYGYRFLELEESVTVTEALVSSDTSNPGSFDILDRFETRNQFNGFDIGWMYKRTRGFWTFDALLRMGIGNTRQTVRIDGSTTINTTTQTPQVQTFEGGLLTQPTNIAVYEQDQFTVVPEFGLTAGYQLTDHLRATLGYTFIYWSNVVRPGDQISRDVNPNWLPPRDATVEGARRPGFEFDTTDYWVQGISFGGEYRW from the coding sequence GTGAAACTCGTCGATCACGTCATCTCGGAGTCTGTGATCGAAAAGCCAATTCGCGGTCAGCTCGACGATCGAATCGCACTGTCGCCAGTGCCGGGTTCGCCAATCGACGGCTTGCCTGTGTACGACGGTGGCGAGTTCTATGAAGGCGGACCTAGCTCATGCGATGCGATGCCAGGCGGCGATTGCGGTTGCGGCTTAGGCGGCTGTGATGGCGGTTGCGACTCGCTCGGCTGTGATTCACTCGGCTGCGGAAGCTGCGGTGGTGCTGGTTGCAGCACATGCGGCGAACTGGTCAGCCCTAATGCTTGGCGTCCTTGCTTGACGCTTTGTGTTCCTCAGGACGGTTGGGTCAGCTTCGAATACTTGATGTGGTGGCAAGACGGAATGAGCTTGCCTCCGTTGGTCACGACCAGCGTGGGAACCGCGATTCCAGCAACGGAATCAGGTGTGCTCGGTCAAGGCCACACTCGCACTCTATTCGGTGGCAATGATGTTCTGACTGACAGCATCGACGGCGGACGACTTCGCTTCGGAGTTTGGTTGGATAAGTGCCACACTTGGGGATTGGGTGCAGAGTACTTCGAGTTGGGTGAAGAGAGCGAAGGCTACAGTCGAACCAGCAACGGAAGCCCGCTGCTTAGTCGTCCCTTCTTCAATACTGAAACAGGGGTAGAGGACGCCGAATTGGTCGCCTTCCCAGGGATCCTTAGTGGAAATGTAACTGCAAGAGCGACAAGTAAATTGACGGGAGCCGGTGTTCATCTTCGCCACTTGCAATGTTGTTACGAAGGCTGCGGACGGGGGTTGTTCTGTGGTTGCGACGAGAAGTACTGCAGCCGCACCGAAACGATGTACGGATACCGTTTCCTAGAACTTGAAGAGAGCGTAACGGTCACCGAAGCGTTGGTAAGTTCAGACACCAGCAATCCTGGATCGTTCGATATCTTGGATCGTTTTGAGACTCGCAACCAGTTCAACGGCTTTGACATCGGTTGGATGTACAAGCGAACTCGCGGCTTCTGGACCTTTGACGCACTGCTTCGAATGGGAATTGGCAACACACGCCAAACCGTTCGCATCGACGGCAGCACCACGATCAACACGACCACTCAAACTCCCCAGGTTCAAACCTTCGAGGGCGGCCTGCTGACTCAACCCACCAACATTGCGGTTTACGAGCAGGATCAATTCACGGTCGTACCTGAATTCGGTTTGACCGCCGGATACCAACTCACTGACCATTTGCGAGCAACGCTTGGCTACACCTTTATCTACTGGTCCAACGTGGTTCGTCCAGGCGATCAAATTTCACGAGACGTGAATCCAAACTGGCTTCCCCCTCGTGACGCGACCGTAGAGGGTGCTCGTCGACCTGGATTTGAGTTCGATACGACGGACTACTGGGTCCAAGGAATCAGCTTTGGTGGCGAGTATCGCTGGTAA
- a CDS encoding ELWxxDGT repeat protein, with amino-acid sequence MSKASHRRGPEGKRVQRSQKRCALRIELLEQRQLLAVDFEMVDIRTGSGSSSPLNFTTASNTVFFSADDGIRGDELWATDGTTAGTRLVRNISAGAKSSVPNQLTNVGGTIFFDALGEYELWKSDGTSAGTSYVDGTWREGNCLYAVYCDLYSASPNGFTNSGGTLFFNMNPDFDGYSLYKSEAPHTDIEFVKQINSFDGAYGAKPFGFTDVDGTLFFSAPNDTFGTELWKSDGTEAGTFMLADLDSGSGSGFPTRLTNVDGTLYFRGSNGVQGQELWKSDGTASGTILIRNIRPGPGSSNPDRLTNVDGTLYFTANDATHGNELWKSDGTNVGTTLVSDIMPGSADADPASLTEVDGNVFFSALDGTGGRKVFFSDGTALGTNALSVPSGMAAPIDPVDLTNVDGVLYFRAQSIAAGPVELWRVDASSMTIERLQLGMANSPDVGSIHPFAQSLLFAGETSTLGEELYFASESDDDDEIDEAIPLAPGTVTGELETLLGGDTDVDMYAFSAAAGQTLGIDVDHLSGNLDSLLRVFDEAGNQLAVSDNDVGSGAEFSSLEAYVSFFAPSSGTFYAAVTRSGNSKFDAGDGTKDSTTSPALDDAYELILQSEGFVSFLAVDDAATTTENQPITISVLDNDLPDGGVVLAGHMDATNGVVTDNGNGTLTYTPDTGFTVTDSFDYSVALASLELTSPSTTGGDRLGYSIDIDGDYAVVGAYLDDPNGITNAGSAVLFEKTTTGDWQQLALLTGDPQAQTHFGWSVAIDGNTAVVGAHRDKDNGFFAGAAYVFDFDAGGVTSTTKLIGSDTISRDLFGRSVDVSGDTVVVGASTADPVGDFSGAVYVFNRDEGGIGHWGQVKKLTGSTQGAGDRFGHSVSIDNSTLAVGAFRHDGIGADSGSVYIFERNRFGADNWGELKSIEAPDAAAGDRFGFSVSVQGSTVAVGAPHDDEGGLNQLGSVYVLSQNEGGSNNWGQVAKLLANDGAAGDRLGFSVAFDANHIVTGSPQADAGGSSSGRAYLFENVGGTWTQTRVLVNDEVTAADQYGISVGLSSDVAVIGSWLDNRPSNNSGGAYVYDLRVDTATVTVTVGSGAAEQSANQAKKRQTLSIRLPESAYFDAAKTEGIQERQAKSLSAMSMNWEPLKIAAPRSSFSIHDQVFASEIDEAVESDSIERDLECYLDDLVTTGFAQGLLSYRLARQRT; translated from the coding sequence ATGTCGAAAGCAAGCCATCGCCGCGGTCCGGAGGGCAAGCGAGTTCAGCGATCTCAAAAACGATGTGCGCTTCGCATTGAACTGCTTGAGCAGAGGCAGTTGCTCGCGGTCGACTTTGAGATGGTTGATATCCGGACCGGCAGTGGTAGTTCTTCCCCATTGAATTTCACGACTGCGTCTAACACGGTGTTCTTTAGTGCCGATGATGGTATCCGAGGCGACGAACTGTGGGCCACCGACGGGACCACCGCTGGCACGCGGTTGGTGCGCAACATCAGTGCGGGTGCGAAAAGCTCTGTTCCGAACCAACTCACCAACGTGGGCGGCACGATTTTTTTTGATGCGTTGGGTGAATATGAGCTTTGGAAGAGCGACGGCACATCTGCGGGCACGAGTTACGTGGACGGTACCTGGCGCGAAGGTAATTGCCTGTACGCGGTTTACTGCGATCTTTATAGCGCATCGCCCAACGGATTCACCAATTCGGGCGGCACGCTTTTCTTCAACATGAACCCCGACTTTGACGGGTACAGTTTGTACAAGAGTGAAGCTCCCCACACGGACATCGAATTTGTAAAACAGATCAATAGCTTCGATGGTGCCTATGGGGCCAAGCCATTCGGCTTTACTGATGTCGATGGAACACTTTTTTTCAGTGCTCCCAATGACACGTTCGGCACCGAATTGTGGAAGAGTGATGGCACGGAGGCGGGCACATTCATGCTCGCCGATTTGGATTCGGGCAGTGGCAGCGGATTTCCAACGCGTCTGACCAACGTTGATGGCACGCTGTATTTCCGAGGCAGCAACGGCGTTCAAGGGCAAGAACTATGGAAGAGCGATGGAACTGCCAGTGGAACGATTCTGATCCGCAACATTCGTCCTGGTCCGGGAAGTTCGAATCCCGACCGGTTGACCAATGTTGACGGAACGTTGTACTTCACCGCAAACGATGCGACTCATGGCAATGAGTTGTGGAAGTCCGATGGAACCAACGTTGGAACCACTCTGGTCAGCGACATCATGCCCGGTTCCGCTGATGCTGATCCCGCCAGTTTGACTGAGGTGGATGGCAACGTTTTCTTCTCCGCGCTTGATGGAACCGGAGGCAGGAAAGTCTTTTTCAGTGATGGCACTGCTTTAGGAACAAACGCTCTAAGTGTTCCCAGCGGGATGGCGGCGCCCATCGATCCAGTGGATCTAACCAACGTAGACGGAGTCTTGTACTTTCGTGCGCAGAGCATCGCTGCCGGCCCGGTAGAATTGTGGCGAGTCGATGCGAGCAGTATGACGATCGAAAGGCTGCAGTTAGGGATGGCAAACTCGCCAGATGTCGGAAGCATACATCCGTTCGCGCAGTCGCTGCTTTTCGCCGGTGAGACCAGCACTCTGGGTGAAGAATTGTATTTCGCTAGCGAGTCCGATGATGACGACGAGATTGACGAAGCAATACCTTTGGCGCCGGGCACCGTCACGGGTGAACTGGAAACGCTACTCGGTGGAGATACCGATGTTGATATGTACGCGTTTTCTGCTGCCGCCGGCCAAACACTTGGGATTGACGTTGATCACCTATCCGGAAATCTTGATTCATTGCTTCGCGTCTTCGACGAAGCCGGAAATCAGCTAGCGGTTAGCGACAACGACGTGGGAAGTGGTGCAGAATTCAGTAGCCTCGAAGCCTACGTGAGTTTCTTTGCGCCTTCGTCCGGTACGTTCTATGCCGCCGTGACCCGGTCGGGCAACTCTAAGTTTGACGCTGGCGATGGAACGAAAGACAGCACAACGTCTCCAGCACTGGACGATGCTTACGAGTTAATCCTTCAATCGGAAGGATTCGTTTCATTCTTGGCAGTGGATGATGCGGCGACCACTACCGAGAACCAGCCGATCACAATTTCAGTACTCGACAATGATCTGCCTGATGGCGGTGTGGTCTTGGCCGGACACATGGACGCTACCAACGGAGTCGTCACCGATAATGGCAACGGGACGTTAACCTACACGCCCGACACTGGATTCACCGTTACCGATTCGTTTGACTATTCCGTTGCACTGGCTTCGTTGGAACTAACCAGCCCGTCAACGACCGGTGGCGATCGGCTGGGTTATTCCATTGACATTGATGGCGACTATGCGGTCGTGGGTGCGTATCTGGACGACCCCAACGGCATCACCAACGCCGGTTCTGCGGTACTGTTTGAGAAGACAACGACGGGCGACTGGCAGCAACTGGCGTTACTTACCGGTGACCCACAAGCCCAAACTCATTTTGGCTGGAGTGTCGCGATCGACGGCAACACCGCCGTGGTGGGGGCACACCGTGACAAGGACAATGGCTTCTTCGCTGGTGCAGCCTACGTGTTTGACTTTGATGCCGGAGGCGTGACCTCGACGACCAAGTTGATCGGTAGCGATACGATTTCGCGAGATTTGTTCGGACGCTCGGTCGACGTTTCGGGTGATACGGTGGTGGTAGGCGCAAGCACGGCTGATCCTGTTGGCGATTTCTCCGGCGCAGTCTACGTGTTCAATCGAGATGAAGGTGGCATCGGCCATTGGGGACAGGTCAAGAAGCTGACTGGCAGCACACAAGGGGCCGGTGATCGGTTTGGGCATTCCGTTTCGATCGACAACAGCACTCTCGCCGTCGGGGCGTTTCGGCACGATGGCATCGGTGCTGATAGCGGCTCGGTTTACATCTTCGAACGCAATCGATTTGGCGCGGACAACTGGGGCGAACTCAAATCCATCGAGGCTCCCGATGCTGCAGCGGGTGATCGATTCGGCTTCAGCGTCAGCGTTCAGGGCAGCACGGTAGCCGTGGGCGCCCCACACGACGACGAAGGTGGCCTGAATCAACTCGGATCGGTTTATGTACTTTCGCAGAACGAAGGCGGCAGCAACAACTGGGGCCAGGTCGCCAAATTGCTTGCCAACGATGGAGCGGCCGGCGATCGGTTGGGATTTTCCGTCGCCTTTGACGCAAATCACATCGTTACTGGTTCACCGCAGGCCGATGCTGGGGGCAGCAGTTCTGGCCGCGCGTATTTGTTTGAAAACGTCGGCGGCACTTGGACGCAGACCCGCGTGCTGGTCAACGACGAAGTCACCGCTGCCGACCAGTACGGGATCTCAGTCGGGCTCAGCAGCGACGTCGCAGTGATCGGATCGTGGCTCGACAATCGTCCGTCCAACAACTCCGGCGGCGCCTACGTTTATGATTTGCGAGTCGATACCGCGACGGTGACTGTCACGGTAGGTTCCGGGGCGGCAGAACAGTCGGCAAATCAAGCCAAGAAACGACAAACGCTAAGCATCAGGCTACCCGAATCAGCGTATTTTGACGCTGCTAAAACGGAAGGCATTCAAGAGCGGCAAGCGAAGTCGCTTTCCGCGATGTCGATGAACTGGGAACCGTTGAAGATAGCGGCACCGCGATCGAGTTTCTCGATTCACGATCAAGTGTTCGCCTCGGAGATCGATGAAGCCGTTGAATCTGACAGTATCGAACGTGATCTCGAATGCTACCTCGATGATCTTGTGACAACTGGTTTCGCGCAGGGTTTGCTGAGTTACCGTTTGGCGAGGCAAAGAACTTAG